A DNA window from Chloroflexota bacterium contains the following coding sequences:
- a CDS encoding amino acid racemase — protein sequence MKTLGIVGGIGPESTTEYYRQIIASYRQRKQDGSYPLIIINSIDMKKMLDLIGANELVRLTDYLLGEVQKLAKAGADLVLLASNSPHIVFGELSRQSPIPLVSIVEATCEATKKLGLKRVGLFGTRFTMQGRLYPDTFSKEGITIVVPGVEEQVYIHDKYMNELVNGIILSETRERLLGIVERLKAQEGIEGLILGGTELPLILREETYNGIPFLDTTRIHVERVVAQMLS from the coding sequence ATGAAAACTCTAGGAATCGTTGGCGGTATTGGGCCAGAGTCAACCACAGAGTACTACCGCCAGATTATTGCATCATACCGCCAACGAAAACAGGATGGAAGTTACCCTTTAATCATAATAAACAGCATCGACATGAAAAAGATGCTGGATTTGATTGGTGCGAATGAATTAGTCAGGCTAACGGACTATCTATTGGGGGAAGTGCAGAAGCTGGCTAAAGCGGGAGCCGATTTGGTGTTGTTGGCATCCAATTCACCACACATAGTATTTGGTGAGCTTTCTCGCCAGTCACCGATTCCGCTGGTTAGTATTGTGGAGGCCACTTGCGAGGCGACTAAGAAATTAGGTCTGAAACGAGTTGGCTTGTTTGGCACACGCTTCACCATGCAGGGACGGCTCTATCCAGATACATTTTCTAAAGAGGGGATAACCATTGTAGTGCCTGGGGTGGAGGAGCAAGTCTATATTCATGACAAGTACATGAATGAATTGGTAAACGGCATTATACTTTCTGAAACGCGTGAACGATTGCTGGGAATAGTCGAGCGGCTAAAAGCGCAGGAAGGCATCGAAGGCTTGATTTTGGGGGGGACGGAACTGCCCTTGATTTTGAGAGAAGAAACATACAACGGCATACCATTTTTAGATACAACCAGGATTCACGTTGAGCGTGTCGTTGCTCAGATGCTGTCGTAG
- the glnA gene encoding type I glutamate--ammonia ligase, translating into MAKKSKEESKEYVLRMTKEHDVKFIKMWFTDILGFLKSFAITREELEEAFEDGMGFDGSSIEGFARIDESDMVAMPDPDTFQLLPWRPREHRAVARMFCDILKPGGEPFEGDPRYVLKWNLKRAADMGYTYYVGPELEYFYFKDSKGTETLDEGGYFDMVPLDAATDLRRETVLILDEMGIGVEYSHHEVAHSQHEIDMRYTDALTMADNVMTYRLVVKQVALQNGLYATFMPKPIFGINGSGMHVHQSLFKGDKNAFFDRNDKYNLSKVAKSFIAGLLKHAPEITLICSQWVNSYKRLVPGYEAPVYLSWARRNRADLIRVPEYKPGKEKATRIEFRSPDPACNPYLAFSVMLAAGLDGIEKGYEPPEPVEENVYEMTDEERKKKNIGTLPASLYEAIQLCEKSQLVRKALGEHVFYAFLKNKKMEWDQYRIHVTEYETKRYLPIL; encoded by the coding sequence ATGGCAAAGAAAAGCAAAGAGGAGAGTAAAGAATACGTACTCAGGATGACAAAGGAGCATGATGTCAAGTTCATCAAGATGTGGTTCACCGATATCTTAGGTTTTCTGAAGAGCTTTGCCATCACCCGTGAGGAATTGGAGGAGGCATTTGAAGATGGCATGGGATTCGATGGTTCCTCCATCGAGGGATTTGCCCGGATCGACGAGAGCGATATGGTGGCCATGCCTGACCCTGACACCTTTCAATTGCTACCGTGGCGGCCACGAGAGCATCGTGCGGTGGCACGGATGTTCTGCGACATCCTGAAGCCTGGCGGCGAGCCTTTTGAAGGTGACCCCAGATATGTTTTGAAGTGGAACCTAAAGCGAGCGGCGGACATGGGCTACACGTACTATGTTGGTCCAGAGCTGGAATATTTCTACTTCAAGGATTCGAAGGGAACGGAGACACTTGATGAGGGAGGCTACTTCGACATGGTGCCTCTGGACGCGGCCACAGATTTGAGGAGGGAAACAGTGCTTATCTTGGATGAGATGGGCATCGGCGTGGAATACTCGCACCATGAAGTGGCGCATAGCCAGCACGAGATAGACATGAGGTACACAGATGCTCTGACCATGGCAGACAACGTGATGACTTATCGGTTAGTAGTGAAACAGGTAGCTTTACAGAATGGGTTGTATGCCACATTCATGCCAAAGCCTATTTTTGGCATCAACGGCAGTGGCATGCATGTACATCAGTCGTTGTTCAAGGGCGATAAGAATGCTTTCTTCGACCGCAATGATAAGTATAACCTGTCCAAGGTGGCCAAGAGTTTCATCGCTGGTCTGTTGAAGCATGCCCCTGAGATCACGCTAATTTGCAGCCAATGGGTGAACTCATACAAGAGGTTGGTGCCTGGCTACGAGGCTCCTGTTTATCTGTCCTGGGCTAGGCGGAATCGGGCTGACCTGATACGGGTACCCGAATACAAGCCTGGTAAGGAGAAGGCGACTAGGATAGAATTTCGGTCTCCTGATCCCGCCTGCAATCCCTATCTTGCCTTCAGTGTGATGCTGGCTGCTGGTCTGGATGGCATCGAAAAAGGGTACGAGCCGCCTGAACCAGTGGAGGAAAATGTTTATGAGATGACAGACGAAGAGAGAAAGAAAAAGAACATAGGCACTTTGCCGGCGAGCCTGTACGAAGCGATTCAGTTGTGTGAAAAGAGCCAGTTAGTGCGCAAAGCCTTGGGCGAGCACGTTTTTTACGCTTTCTTAAAGAACAAGAAAATGGAATGGGACCAATACCGGATCCATGTGACCGAGTACGAAACTAAGAGATATCTACCCATATTGTAG
- a CDS encoding P-II family nitrogen regulator: protein MKKIEAIIREEKLDAVRIALESQSYFGMTVSEVIGRGRQKGLTLQWRVGEYCVNFLPKIKIEVVVLDEDVPKVLNAISTNARTGEERGDGKIFIIPVEGAVRVRTGEMDENAI, encoded by the coding sequence ATGAAGAAGATAGAGGCCATCATCAGAGAAGAAAAGTTAGACGCTGTCAGAATTGCCCTCGAAAGCCAGAGCTATTTCGGCATGACGGTCAGCGAGGTAATTGGTAGAGGCCGGCAAAAAGGGCTGACGCTGCAATGGCGAGTTGGAGAGTACTGCGTGAATTTTCTGCCCAAGATTAAGATAGAGGTCGTCGTCCTTGATGAGGATGTCCCCAAGGTGCTTAACGCAATTAGCACAAATGCTAGGACGGGGGAGGAGAGGGGTGACGGCAAGATATTCATCATCCCAGTTGAAGGTGCGGTACGTGTCAGAACCGGTGAGATGGATGAGAATGCAATATAA
- a CDS encoding NAD+ synthase, whose translation MRKLRIGMAQINVTVGDFAGNTKRILKAITEARSLGVDLITFPELAMCGYPPEDLLFKPQFIEENLKCLDKVIEHTSGLAVVVGFVDAKEDIYNAAAIINDGKLCSVYHKIYLPNYGVFDENRYFQAGRECPMYVISGVGVGVNICEDIWYEAGPATAQAYAGAEVIINISASPYHAGKGDFREKMLGTRASDNVAIVAYTNLVGGQDELVFDGSSMVLNEKGELVARGKQFEEDLIVVDLDVEAVFRTRLHDPRWRKETLLLQDQRWHTAKIVLSELPFSASKPALLPRQVEVRSLPGEVYDALVLGTHDYVLKNGFEKVVIGLSGGIDSSLVTTIAVDALGSANVIGVSMPSRYSSSGSISDAELLAQNLGIKLITVSIEKVYQACLEILTDQFRDAKPDVTEENIQARIRGNILMALSNKFGWLVFTTGNKSEIATGYTTLYGDMAGGFAVIKDVPKTLVYQLAKYRNSVAGRELIPPSVINKAPSAELRPEQKDTDSLPSYDLLDPVLTAYVEEDRSVEQIIDMGFKKEVVERAARLVDTSEYKRRQAPPGIKITPRAFGRDRRLPITNRFHEC comes from the coding sequence ATGCGCAAGCTGCGTATTGGCATGGCTCAAATCAATGTCACTGTAGGTGATTTTGCTGGCAATACAAAAAGAATCCTGAAAGCCATTACCGAGGCCAGGTCTTTAGGAGTTGACCTTATTACCTTTCCCGAACTTGCTATGTGTGGCTATCCACCAGAAGACCTTCTGTTTAAACCACAGTTTATCGAAGAAAACTTAAAGTGCCTTGACAAAGTTATTGAGCATACCTCTGGGCTTGCAGTCGTTGTTGGCTTTGTTGATGCTAAGGAGGATATTTACAACGCTGCAGCAATTATTAACGATGGCAAGCTCTGTAGCGTTTATCACAAGATATACTTGCCAAACTACGGCGTGTTCGACGAAAACCGCTATTTTCAGGCTGGCAGGGAATGTCCAATGTATGTAATAAGTGGCGTCGGGGTGGGCGTGAATATTTGCGAAGATATCTGGTACGAAGCCGGGCCAGCTACTGCTCAGGCATATGCTGGAGCAGAAGTAATAATAAACATAAGTGCTTCACCTTACCACGCCGGCAAAGGCGATTTTAGAGAAAAGATGCTGGGAACTCGTGCTTCAGACAATGTGGCTATTGTCGCCTATACCAACCTTGTGGGCGGACAAGATGAACTGGTTTTCGATGGTAGTAGCATGGTGCTGAATGAAAAAGGAGAGCTTGTAGCTAGAGGTAAGCAATTTGAAGAGGATTTGATTGTGGTTGACCTTGATGTGGAAGCCGTTTTTCGCACTCGTCTACATGACCCGAGATGGAGGAAAGAGACACTGTTGCTACAGGATCAACGATGGCACACAGCCAAAATAGTATTGTCTGAGTTGCCTTTTAGTGCTTCAAAACCAGCGTTGCTACCGAGGCAAGTTGAGGTGCGCAGCCTTCCCGGTGAGGTCTATGATGCTTTGGTGCTGGGAACACATGACTACGTATTAAAGAACGGCTTTGAAAAGGTGGTGATAGGACTTTCTGGGGGCATTGATTCCAGCTTGGTAACTACTATTGCTGTTGATGCCTTAGGCTCAGCCAATGTGATAGGAGTATCAATGCCTTCGAGGTATTCTTCGTCTGGGAGCATCTCTGATGCTGAGCTTCTGGCTCAGAATTTGGGCATCAAGCTTATTACTGTATCCATCGAGAAGGTATATCAAGCCTGCCTTGAAATATTGACAGACCAGTTTCGTGATGCTAAGCCAGATGTAACTGAGGAGAACATACAGGCGCGTATCCGAGGCAATATTCTGATGGCTCTATCTAACAAGTTCGGCTGGCTTGTTTTTACTACTGGTAATAAGAGTGAGATAGCCACCGGCTACACCACTTTATATGGAGATATGGCCGGTGGTTTTGCCGTGATAAAGGATGTGCCCAAGACTTTGGTCTACCAGCTTGCCAAGTATCGTAACTCGGTAGCTGGGCGTGAACTCATCCCGCCGAGCGTTATAAATAAGGCACCGTCGGCTGAGTTAAGGCCTGAACAGAAAGATACCGATAGTTTACCGTCCTATGACTTGCTCGACCCCGTTCTAACGGCTTATGTTGAGGAGGATAGAAGCGTTGAGCAAATTATTGATATGGGTTTTAAAAAGGAGGTAGTTGAACGTGCAGCTCGACTGGTTGACACCAGCGAATATAAGCGGCGTCAGGCACCGCCGGGTATTAAGATAACACCTAGAGCTTTCGGTCGCGACAGAAGGTTGCCTATAACCAATCGATTTCATGAATGTTAA
- a CDS encoding rhomboid family intramembrane serine protease, protein MSYRSYRSDNIAPILAIIILCFLVYIATIVAGMMDHDLIPLLGLRTASFLAQPWTILTNLFVHGGIWHLVFNMLTLYFFGSFLIRLIGVRDFLIIYFGGGILGNVLFMLLGSPYAIVIGASGAIFALGGALAILTPRLRVYVFPIPAPIPLWVAVLVGFLIMSFVPGVAWQGHLGGLVFGLIAGLVLRRRVRTPFS, encoded by the coding sequence ATGAGCTATCGCAGCTACCGAAGTGATAATATCGCGCCGATACTGGCCATAATAATCCTCTGCTTCTTGGTGTATATAGCCACCATTGTAGCAGGGATGATGGATCACGACCTTATACCGCTGCTGGGGCTGCGAACTGCGTCTTTCCTGGCACAACCCTGGACAATCTTGACCAACCTTTTTGTCCATGGCGGTATATGGCATCTGGTATTCAATATGCTTACCCTCTACTTTTTCGGCAGCTTTTTAATCAGGCTCATCGGGGTTCGTGACTTTCTCATAATATATTTTGGCGGCGGAATACTGGGCAATGTATTGTTTATGCTCCTGGGTTCGCCTTATGCCATAGTTATCGGTGCCTCAGGTGCCATCTTTGCTCTGGGTGGCGCGCTTGCCATACTGACGCCCAGATTGCGAGTGTACGTGTTTCCCATACCGGCCCCTATCCCACTCTGGGTGGCGGTGTTGGTAGGTTTCCTCATAATGTCTTTTGTCCCTGGCGTGGCCTGGCAAGGTCACCTCGGCGGCCTAGTTTTCGGTCTAATAGCCGGCCTCGTCTTGCGTAGACGGGTGCGTACCCCATTCTCTTAG
- a CDS encoding DUF128 domain-containing protein, which yields MISSANSDTERKIISILKVLSESFEPLGSITIARELEKRGLSLSERAVRYHLKITDERGYTQPLGIDGRMITSRGLEELRIALAPDQIGFILEKLELLAFRTTFSPESRIGQVPINTSLFNKDDFPRAVEAMKGVFKAGICVSELVVTATEGQKLGDVVIPDGKIGLATVCGVTVNGVLLKHGVPMESKFGGVLEIRDSKPRRFVAIINYGGTSLDPSEQYIRAGMTSVGETAKTGSGKILANFREIPAPARAIVEETIAKLRAAGINGVFALGNMSEPICQISVGMNRVGMVLLGGLNPVAAAVEAGIEVENTAESGMVDFQQLVSFWNL from the coding sequence ATGATATCAAGTGCCAACTCTGATACAGAAAGAAAGATCATATCCATTCTGAAGGTATTGAGTGAGTCTTTTGAGCCCTTAGGCTCAATCACAATCGCTCGGGAGCTTGAAAAACGTGGGCTTTCACTCAGCGAGAGAGCCGTCAGATACCACCTGAAGATTACGGATGAGAGAGGTTATACCCAGCCCCTGGGTATAGATGGACGGATGATTACGTCGCGAGGACTTGAGGAGCTGCGAATAGCCTTGGCGCCAGACCAAATCGGTTTCATTCTAGAAAAACTTGAGCTTCTAGCATTTCGTACTACTTTTAGCCCAGAGAGCCGAATTGGCCAAGTTCCCATAAATACTTCACTATTCAACAAGGATGACTTCCCCAGAGCTGTGGAAGCTATGAAAGGCGTGTTTAAAGCTGGGATATGTGTGAGTGAACTAGTGGTGACAGCGACTGAAGGCCAGAAGCTTGGTGATGTAGTTATTCCAGATGGCAAGATAGGTCTGGCCACAGTATGCGGTGTGACTGTAAATGGCGTGCTGCTAAAACACGGAGTCCCGATGGAATCTAAATTCGGAGGAGTACTTGAAATTAGGGATTCAAAGCCAAGACGTTTCGTGGCCATAATTAACTATGGGGGTACATCCCTGGACCCTTCCGAACAATATATTCGTGCTGGAATGACAAGCGTCGGCGAGACTGCTAAAACCGGCAGCGGCAAGATACTGGCCAATTTCCGAGAGATACCAGCGCCAGCGAGGGCAATCGTCGAAGAGACTATTGCGAAGCTTAGAGCGGCTGGCATAAACGGCGTCTTTGCCCTGGGCAATATGAGTGAGCCCATATGTCAAATCTCTGTTGGCATGAACCGGGTTGGTATGGTATTACTGGGTGGATTGAATCCGGTAGCCGCGGCAGTAGAGGCAGGAATTGAAGTCGAGAACACGGCTGAAAGCGGTATGGTTGACTTCCAACAGTTGGTCAGCTTTTGGAATCTCTGA
- a CDS encoding DNA-binding protein — MKSSEGKIGRVFVIRLEDGDAIPACIESFAEEKKISVGQVILIGGIGDGQVVVGPRRSDEMPPEPMLLPVDGVHEVVGVGIIAPDNKGKPTLHTHAALGRSGKTTTGCLRPGVTTWLVGEVIIFEILGTDAVRITSEKASFELLQVDRT, encoded by the coding sequence ATGAAGTCATCTGAAGGGAAAATCGGTCGGGTTTTTGTAATTCGCCTTGAAGATGGCGACGCTATCCCTGCCTGCATCGAGAGTTTTGCCGAGGAGAAGAAGATTTCTGTAGGACAGGTCATTCTGATTGGTGGTATCGGCGATGGTCAGGTAGTTGTTGGCCCTCGACGGTCAGATGAAATGCCGCCCGAACCAATGCTCCTCCCCGTGGACGGGGTGCATGAGGTAGTCGGTGTGGGGATAATCGCTCCTGATAACAAGGGTAAACCAACGCTGCATACACACGCCGCACTGGGAAGGTCAGGAAAAACCACCACCGGCTGCCTGCGCCCCGGTGTAACCACCTGGCTGGTGGGGGAGGTAATCATCTTCGAGATACTGGGCACAGACGCAGTTCGTATTACCAGCGAGAAGGCAAGCTTCGAGCTTCTGCAGGTGGACCGGACTTAG
- a CDS encoding ammonium transporter: protein MDTGDTAWLLVSTALVMLMTPAVALFYGGMVRRKNVLSTIMMSFAILALVSILWVLYGYSLSFGSDKGGIIGGLEWLGLMGVGQEPSSIYAHTVPHLAFMMFQAMFAIITVALITGAVVERIKFGSLLIFSTLWLTLVYCLVAHWIWGSGGWLARLGVLDFAGGSVVHINAGVSALALTLVLGSRKGFKEREPMEPNNIPMVVLGSGLLWFGWFGFNAGSALTAGGLASNAFVTTNTAGAAAALTWMILGWIHRRPSVLGVATGAVVGLAAITPASGFVHPIASIPIGVIAAMLSYYVMFWRSRAGKIDESLDVFACHGVGGTWGIIATGIFATGAVGGAKGLIDGNWLQVPIQIAGIAVIIAFAFSITWLLAKLVDVTIGLRVSSEEETVGLDISQHGERAYGGLLR, encoded by the coding sequence ATAGATACCGGTGATACTGCCTGGCTATTGGTATCGACGGCATTGGTCATGCTCATGACGCCGGCGGTAGCCTTGTTTTACGGTGGAATGGTAAGAAGGAAGAACGTCCTCTCTACCATCATGATGAGCTTCGCTATCCTAGCTCTGGTGTCTATTCTCTGGGTTCTCTACGGTTATAGTTTGAGCTTTGGGTCAGACAAAGGTGGAATAATTGGAGGCCTTGAGTGGCTTGGATTGATGGGGGTGGGACAGGAGCCATCATCCATATACGCCCACACTGTCCCCCATCTAGCGTTCATGATGTTCCAGGCGATGTTTGCCATCATCACCGTGGCGCTCATCACTGGCGCCGTTGTGGAGCGCATTAAGTTTGGCTCGTTGCTCATCTTTTCCACTCTGTGGCTGACGCTGGTCTACTGTCTGGTGGCCCACTGGATATGGGGCAGTGGTGGCTGGCTTGCCAGACTGGGTGTTCTAGATTTTGCTGGGGGTTCTGTAGTGCATATAAATGCCGGTGTATCAGCACTGGCGCTGACCCTGGTGCTCGGTTCGCGCAAGGGATTCAAGGAGCGAGAACCTATGGAACCAAATAACATACCCATGGTCGTGTTAGGGAGTGGTCTACTCTGGTTCGGGTGGTTTGGTTTCAATGCCGGTAGTGCCTTGACAGCTGGTGGTTTAGCTTCCAATGCCTTCGTCACTACTAACACTGCTGGTGCGGCTGCCGCTCTGACCTGGATGATATTAGGTTGGATACACCGCAGGCCATCAGTTTTAGGTGTAGCTACCGGCGCTGTTGTAGGACTTGCCGCTATTACTCCAGCCTCTGGCTTCGTGCATCCCATTGCCAGCATACCCATCGGTGTCATAGCCGCCATGCTTTCATACTATGTTATGTTCTGGAGAAGCAGGGCAGGCAAAATAGACGAGTCTCTAGATGTCTTCGCCTGTCATGGGGTTGGTGGAACATGGGGAATTATAGCTACAGGCATTTTCGCCACAGGAGCAGTCGGCGGAGCCAAAGGGCTTATCGATGGCAATTGGCTGCAAGTTCCCATACAGATTGCTGGTATTGCTGTCATTATAGCCTTCGCTTTCAGTATAACCTGGCTATTGGCAAAGCTGGTGGATGTCACCATCGGTCTGCGCGTAAGCAGTGAAGAGGAAACAGTGGGGCTTGATATCTCACAGCACGGTGAACGAGCTTATGGAGGGCTGCTGAGATGA
- a CDS encoding MBL fold metallo-hydrolase: MIEELLLGLYKLEIPLPRSPLKALNSYVVKGRDRFLIIDTGMNREECLRPMRSALQKLDVDLDRTDFFITHLHADHSGLVGVLATDTSKVYFNRTEASFINFQPSEDYWKKHFVFYGSHGFPEDEMKRVWEGHPGYRYSSRRQINFIAMVEGGEIEIGDYLFRCIETPGHSPGHMCLYEASKKVLVCGDHILFDITPNITHWPQLENSLKHYLTNLEKVYALDVSLVLPGHRNIWHDHRKRITELQEHHRDRLNEALSALENGEKTAWEVAPYITWDIDCNSWAEFPPVQKFFAVGETIAHLDYLEADGKVRKETKNHKVLYSLA, translated from the coding sequence ATGATTGAAGAGCTTTTGCTTGGCCTATACAAACTTGAAATCCCCCTTCCCAGAAGCCCTTTAAAGGCTCTGAACTCTTATGTGGTAAAGGGGCGGGACCGGTTTCTAATTATCGACACGGGAATGAACCGTGAGGAATGTCTGCGTCCGATGCGCTCTGCCTTGCAAAAGCTGGATGTCGACCTTGACAGGACGGACTTCTTCATCACTCATTTGCATGCCGATCATTCAGGTCTGGTGGGGGTTCTGGCCACTGATACGTCCAAAGTATACTTCAACAGGACGGAAGCCTCCTTTATTAATTTCCAGCCGTCCGAAGATTACTGGAAGAAGCACTTCGTCTTTTATGGCTCCCATGGCTTTCCCGAGGATGAAATGAAAAGGGTGTGGGAGGGTCATCCGGGCTATCGTTATAGCTCGAGACGTCAGATTAATTTTATCGCTATGGTAGAAGGGGGTGAGATAGAGATTGGTGATTACCTGTTCCGATGTATCGAAACACCGGGGCACTCCCCGGGACATATGTGCCTTTACGAGGCCAGCAAGAAGGTACTTGTCTGTGGTGACCATATTCTTTTTGACATCACTCCGAACATCACTCATTGGCCGCAACTGGAAAATTCACTCAAGCATTATCTAACAAACCTAGAGAAGGTTTATGCACTTGATGTGAGTCTTGTTTTGCCCGGCCATCGCAATATTTGGCACGACCATAGAAAAAGGATTACCGAACTGCAGGAGCATCACCGGGACAGGTTGAATGAGGCGTTGTCAGCTCTGGAAAATGGGGAGAAGACAGCCTGGGAAGTAGCCCCTTATATAACCTGGGATATAGACTGCAACTCGTGGGCAGAATTCCCTCCAGTGCAGAAATTCTTTGCTGTGGGGGAGACTATCGCCCACTTGGACTACCTCGAGGCAGACGGCAAGGTGCGCAAAGAGACGAAAAATCATAAGGTGCTGTATTCGCTGGCGTAG
- a CDS encoding alpha/beta fold hydrolase, with protein sequence MKNKLFGMLAVLVLVGMLFPACTPGEVKVTTPSNIKPIIFVHGFAGSAAQFESQAMRFESNGYPSNYIAAYEYDTSAGLSPEFPPADVLAGIDQLIDTVIKDTGADKVDVVGHSLGTMVMQTYLRSSPERAARVAHYVNIDGRTSTDLPGGVPTLALWAGQRPPGFLPAGEIVGATNVNLPNVVHVECATCAEAFVEMYKFLTGQAPATDKIVLEPSSKIQLAGRAVIFPQNTGASDTTLQIWEVDGKTGARTTSQPQATFPIGGTGAWGPFNARSSVNYEFCLLQETFMTHYYFEPFIRSDYLIRLNTEMPGKGLSSHADTSDHQSNLLITRNKEFWGDQGIDSDVLTVNGSNIVTPAICPLNKLVIAIFVNDNGADDKNDLSTPIPYFFSAIPFFISGADLYIPAADPPDGIISLVLTPRGGGGGTQVINVPNWVCTKDRIYVQFNDFIQAK encoded by the coding sequence ATGAAGAATAAATTATTTGGTATGCTTGCAGTTCTCGTATTGGTCGGGATGTTATTCCCAGCATGCACGCCAGGCGAGGTCAAGGTTACAACGCCCAGCAATATTAAGCCCATCATTTTTGTTCATGGTTTTGCCGGTTCAGCAGCCCAATTCGAGTCACAGGCTATGCGATTTGAAAGCAACGGCTATCCCTCCAACTACATAGCAGCCTATGAGTACGATACCTCCGCCGGTCTCTCCCCTGAATTTCCACCGGCGGATGTTCTTGCGGGCATTGACCAGCTTATCGACACCGTTATCAAGGATACCGGCGCCGATAAGGTTGACGTTGTCGGGCATTCTCTGGGCACAATGGTGATGCAGACATACCTGAGAAGCTCGCCGGAACGTGCTGCAAGGGTTGCCCACTATGTAAATATCGACGGCAGGACAAGCACCGACCTTCCAGGTGGAGTGCCCACCTTGGCTTTATGGGCTGGGCAGAGACCGCCTGGATTCCTTCCTGCTGGTGAGATAGTAGGAGCGACGAATGTAAATCTTCCCAACGTGGTTCATGTCGAGTGCGCCACCTGCGCTGAGGCATTTGTGGAAATGTACAAATTCCTTACTGGCCAGGCACCGGCAACGGACAAGATTGTACTTGAGCCTTCTAGTAAAATTCAGCTTGCCGGAAGAGCGGTCATTTTCCCACAAAACACAGGAGCTTCAGATACCACTTTACAGATATGGGAAGTCGATGGCAAAACTGGCGCCAGAACCACGAGCCAGCCACAGGCAACCTTTCCAATAGGTGGGACTGGAGCCTGGGGCCCCTTTAATGCCAGGAGCAGCGTGAATTACGAATTTTGCCTGCTACAAGAAACTTTTATGACGCACTACTATTTTGAACCTTTTATAAGAAGCGATTACTTAATTCGTTTAAACACAGAGATGCCCGGCAAAGGGCTCAGCAGCCACGCCGATACCAGCGACCACCAAAGCAACCTTTTGATTACCAGGAACAAAGAATTTTGGGGCGACCAGGGCATTGACAGCGACGTTCTCACAGTCAATGGCTCTAATATAGTCACCCCTGCCATATGTCCCCTTAACAAGCTGGTAATTGCCATATTTGTTAATGATAATGGCGCTGACGATAAAAACGATCTTTCCACACCGATTCCTTATTTCTTTTCGGCAATTCCGTTTTTCATAAGCGGTGCTGACCTTTATATCCCGGCGGCTGACCCTCCGGATGGAATAATATCACTTGTACTTACACCACGGGGTGGTGGTGGTGGGACACAGGTGATAAACGTTCCCAACTGGGTATGTACGAAAGATAGAATCTATGTGCAGTTTAACGATTTTATCCAGGCTAAATAA